The region CAGGTTCGTATTGTCGGTTTTCTATAATGTCTGCTTCCCTGAATGGTCTACTTCCCATAATAGTTGCTTCATTTCTAGAGGATCTTCCCGTCACTAGGTTATGGAAAATGTAGGAAaatatttgtcaattaaacaaaaaattataaagataatataaccattaaccttttcgacgccaacgacatatataggtatattattttaatgcaaaagcaaccttagtttaattctattaaggttcaattttaggcattgcaatatagaagcctggcgtatgggtgatgtctttttgacgtggcggcgaaaaggttaaagttCTTGCGACACTTTAAGTACGGCGTGACGTCATGAGCCTCCACTACCGAACTTTAAGGCGCTTCATGtatgtcattatttttttgactgagaaaagaaaaacatgaaaaaagaagaaataaatgaCTGGTATTTGAACACTTTGACGGCTTCAACATATATGAGGGAGTTACCAACTTACCACACCAATCGATCGATCATTTCTACAAGACCGATCGATCGACGCCATTGATTGATGGTATGGATTGGTCGATGTCGATCGATGGTAGAATAGATTCTACTACAACAATCGATCAATCTTCCATCGATTGATGGTATAATGGATAAGTTGACGTCGATCGAGCCACGCCGCCGACGCGCCGCGTCGTCGTACGCGTCCATTCGAACAGTAGCTTCTATCGGCTGTCGTTCAGCCATACCATCGATTGGTGTGGTAAAATCCTAATGTGGACTGTACGAACCTTAGCCTTGTGCAGTTTGTCATTACGTGATGTTTCCGTGATATCGAACTACTGTGATGTTGCTTTATAAAAGTATTTCCTTACGTTATGAGGGCCCGGACTCGAAATAAGAGGCTCCTTCCATGGACAAGAGAAACACGTCTATGGTTAATTTATACTTGCAAATTGGACCTTGTTCCTTTAtacttaaatgttattattatgccTTTATTGATCATACACAGAAATAGGTATAAGCATGCAACGCAAGCGCTTCACGTGCCTTTAATTTAGCGATTCTTTTCACTGGTTAGGATTAATGGAATAAAATTCAAGTTTAAgaattttctttaatatttgCAGACTAAATACACAAGACACATAAAAACTATGGCCCGTGGGTACCAGTAAagaaaaatagtaagtagtagCAAGTATGTCCTTTTACTACTAATATTTGAAGAAAACGTTTcttatgttataaaattatttggcaaactaaaaacaagtaaacaaaacaagGATCTAGTGTCTTGGGCCCTTAAAGCGAGTCAagaaattttttttcttgaaaaactttgcttgcattgtcatctaagctACATATCCGTACTATTaaagagttccctcctgcggagacgattctggcagAACCACCaagatatcactaccagattattgtattgtcaccaaatttacacaaatttcaaatcgatcggaccactggaagtggatcatatttagctttcaagatttgacccaaacaaacaaatacctaaataaacaaacagggcaagctaaagaaaagcttataaaaaataatgctattatgtaggtaattatctaatacctttaaacgagctattcttgtatatatatatatatatatccgggatctcggaaacggctccaacgatttcgatgaaatttggtataataaTATGGGGGTCTCTGGGATAGATTGAGACCCTAAGGACATAGACTTTAatgataaacttttattttatttcattcatacaGCCCATTTACCTGTcataattaaccaaattatacttAAGGCCAATAATAATATGTCTCCTGGCACTATGGTgcaaacagaaaaataattaattagacCACTATAAAGAAGCATGTGGTATGTTATACTGTCGTATCCTCTAcattatacttattttaatatgttttatataaattttaaaaggcACGTATTACTTTCATACAATTCTAAACGCATTGCGTTAAGTTATACCTATATCTGTAAATGAGTGATGAATGATGCGGCAAACCGTCCATGCAGCCAACACGGCCAGGCATTGTCGATACATCTCTTTCTATCAGTCCCATAACGAAAGAGATGCAATTGGCGACATGCGACAAAGTCCCAACCGCAACTTCGGCGACATTTATGtgcttaaaatataaaaagtaactCGATTCAATTCGTAGTAAAAAGATGTTGATAACTAGATTTTTATGAGAAGTAGACTTTACAAATTGACTAGAttgattttctttaaattaGGGATTACagttacagtttgattaattcgagttaacacttgacagatgggcgtgccttcagtcaattttcaactttgacatcatacaaataaagccatttttagtataccgctacccacgtttacagattatgtaaaaactattttatttgtatgacgtcaaagttgaaaattgactgaaggcacgcccatctgtcaagtgttaactccaagtaatcgtactgtacttgatatctagtgaataatgtttttccattgtattttgCCGGATAAGTCCGTATTTACCTGGCTTTTCCAATTAGCTTgagtaaacttcagtaaactagttgagaaagtaagataaatacgaacttctTTCGCCGACCGAGATCACGACGCACCTCTAATACAACAATGACGTAAATACAAATTTCCACCTTTTCAAGATAAATGCGAAACATTTCTTTTTTGGTCGACTTCTGACCATTCTCAAACATTAAGAAACTAAGTCATTATTATTTTGGAGGTGTGACTAGACTAGACCACGATTTAGAGTAGATTCTGAACACACTCGAGACTCAAACAAAGTGCTACTTAGTGCTACTCCATTTATAATCGATTTATTTAGCCGGCCGTTTTGTTCGAATTGGATCGAGACGAAGCAAGCATGCGAGGTGCtctacaattaaaataaaacaaaacaaaataattagaaaaacaatttattgcTATCACAATATAAACTGTGGGTCGGTACATCACTAACGTTACCATTACCTTTGGATATTATGGAAATATTTCCCTCTAAATTAAGTACTAATTTTAAGTAGGAGATTCCAGTCTGTGTGCAACCACAAGATGGCTCTTTACATTTACTAATACCACAACATTCCCTAATTTTAATAGGAACTTAGAGGGCACCAAATACAATTAACAAAATCTCATATCAAACtcaaacttgtggtaaataatacaaaaattggAGTTGTCGGAggacttaattaaataataaaataaatttgttcaTAATTTCCATGAGGTCAGAGACGGACCTGTAAAGAGATGCTCCAGTTTAGGTGGTTCCGAGCCGAGGCCGACACCGCACGCCCACCGTTAGTTCTCTACTCTGTACCCATTGTTAGTaacttaacaaaataattaaaatataaattaatacatGTGCACAGCGTAAGCTTAATTATAAACTAACGTGCAGGGAAGTTTACAATAAACTAGTCTAGATGAGACCGCGATAATATTAGCTTCACTAACTTGATCCTAGCTTGATAGCGCTTGGTATTTAAAATTTAGCATCTTGTAAGAACATTTACCaacaaaagtataaaataaagggCCGCCGATAGAGACATGTTTGTTTTAGCTTTCTGCCCTTGAAAATATTCATCGTAAAATTCATCGAAGCTTATGGATGAAAGTATAtctaaaagataaaaaatacaaagtatgGTTAACATTTAAGTagacaaaaaaattgttagACAAAGATCTAGAACTTGATTCTACTTGCGCCTTAATATACACCGAAACACCATGGTCATGCTTTGAAAATagtaaaattgttatttatgtGTCAATTCAAATGAATGGTTGAAAGTTAACGATCCATTGGCAAATGGTACAAAATGATAATATAACAGGAAACGTATACCTACAGGCTACACTCATAAAGTGTTTAGAAAATGCGTTTCCATCATGATCATAATTATCACTATAGTGTGAATATAACCATGTACAGTAAAAGCGAGAAGGCACGTGCCGCTTGAAAGTATTTCAAGTAAATTGACACATATTTTGACCGAACATACACCTTTGTTAGTAAAAATTCTTTGCAAGAACTTCCATTttttacctatataattatTGGTCAACACCTCTTTAATATCCGCAGGAATCTCAGACATACACTAGAAAAATATCTCTTTTTGATATAGGTAATGTACCTATTCGTATACAAACTGCATGTCACTGTTGTTCAAACTAAACTGCAGATATTAAGCTATGTAGATAATAAACCCAAGCGCACTAAACGTAAagcgaaaataaattatatatctCGTTTATCCAGCGAGCACTCGTGTCTCAAACACGACACAATTATAATTGAAATTAgtctaataaatataaaaattgctTTAAATTTGCATGGAGCCTAACGTTTAATAAATACATCGCCTACACTTGCAAACTGTTCTCTGCCACAACCGTATTCGACAACACAATCTTAAGTACCTTTGAAAATCTGATAAGTACCAAAAGAGTGCAAAAAAACAAGGCAGTGACACAACCACACGGCAAAACAtcgataaatatattaaaaaaacttaaattcgAAAAACAAAATAGGAATGATCGTTATCTATACACAGCTAAAACGATCGGTACATGCattacaattgaaataaaatattcgtaTCTCTATACATAAAGGAAAGTCCCAGGAACCCACCTGTTTGGTTAGAAACCTTACCCGCAAGAAGAATTCACGATTCACCTTACGACATGCTTTAAAGTCATAAAATAACAAGTCGAACAGTGAAACCTCCTTTACACATAAATGCTTTTTAATAGATATTAATGGGAAGAAACCCGTACTCCCATTGAGTTTTGCGATAGAAAATTACCGCTACACGAGCGTATATTTCTACTACAAGACTTAGAATCGGTGTTGAGCGTTTGAAGTATGAGATACTATATCTGGCGCAACACCGATACGTGAGCGAGTTCTAGAACAAGAATAAACGCTACAAGGCACATAGTATCTACAAGTTTGGCAAAGCGTTGCGTATTTATCTAGATGTTAGTCGtaggaaatattatttacagtTATGTAATATTGCACCACAAAATACTGTTCATTACATTTTAACATAGCACATGTTATAAGTCCCATCAAATTTAAATaacgttttaaatattttaattatcccGGTAAAATCGTTCAAAATGTCGATTTCAAATGTGGCCATACGTAATGAAAATTTACCAGGCTACACTTTGACATTATACCCAGAAAACAACCTAATTTCTAAAAGACGCATAGCATCTTTGCAACCGTATCCGACATAAGGCCACCGTACTTGTAGACTAGGCCTGAGCGCTGATTCTGGTGGCAAGCTTACGCTAGAAGCGTGTCAAAGTTATATTGTCTAGTCGTGGTGCCGCTTACTCTCGTCAGGGAGGTTTCAGCCACGCCCACCTCCTTGCCGCGTTGCATCTGATTGGCCAGTTTCTGCTTGTTGACGGGGGAACCTGAAAAACGGACGTCGTGTCACCCGCCATCTTTTTTTTCCCAATCTATAATACTGCAgctatttataaaaacattgaAAGACGCACAAGTAATTGAAGCATCAACTGAGCGATATCCTTACCTCCCGTGTTAGTAGTATACTAATGATGGGTTACGTTTAAAGGCGaatgataaataaaaacgtcataGGAAAACTAAAGACCAAGGCTGTGTAGACTTCCAATTAAGTCGATAAAAACTGTATAATGTCTAATTCTACACGTATGTAAACGAAGCCGCGAATCTTAGAATACAATTAAAAGTCCACACATGAATAAATGTTCGATTAATTATTTACGAATTCGATAACAAGGTCCAATATACAAGCAAGTATAAAAATCAATGTGCAAAATAATCGTAGACCAAATGAACGCATGCAAGGCAACCTCTTTggatgatttaaaataaaaccgaaACTTAAAcgtgataataatattatacgtATGTGATCGAGTTAAGTTTGTTGATATGTGTATTTTATGAGAATTTCAACCCTTAAGTGCCGAcgaagtaaaaaaacaaatttttgaaaCGAAACGCTTGAAAAatcccaaaaaaataacaaccacAAAACCccacaaaataatattgaacaaaaaatcaCACGGACGCACACAGAATATTGTAAAAGCCTctagaaatttaaaaatcttttcaaataaattatcgCAGTCACAATTAGTAGTGGTATTGGAGGCCATTTTAACTGTATTCAAGTGAGTGTGACCTCCTTAATCATAATCActcttaattatatttttatgaataagacagacaataaaaaaattgctctTTATTTCTCGCAGCCTGTATCAATCTAATAGAAGGAACATAATATTACGTAAACAACGCAAGTAAATAAAATGGATCTATCAGCAGCGGGGCACAGGTAAAGTGCAGAGGCATTTGTCTAACGGGCTCGCAATCACAATCGCAGTCACCATCCCTTTCCAACGACTTCTTAGTGGTGTTTGAAAGACAGTGATGGGGATTGCGATAGTTTTTTCGTATTAACGACGTACTGAGCGAAAAGCGTGCCAGTCGTTCAAGGCGTATAATTGAGCCGTATGACATTTTGTTATCGCATACGGTCCGTTGTTTCTCTTGAGTGATTAGGCGTATAAAGCgcagtagttttattttaacaaaagtCAATCTATTTATTATACCCAAAGAGAACGTTCATGAACCATGGGGCTATCAGATGTGAGAACGAACTTAGATATaagtagttagtgtttagtattgtaactaagggaccccatacatccctgtatttttattattattattttttgtatttttttttctttaattgtataatatagtttttaagtattttatttgtaattatattattatgaaaaaattactttctgccaagtttcttgcggcgcattcttcttggcaatgatggtctttccgaaagcgctggtagtttaaaaaaatgacgtgtaaaagtgcccattgcggcctatttactgaataaatcatttgaatttgaatttttttttgatcatCATAATaaagctgcgcgtccactgcatcggaatcgagTCGTACGGAGTAGACGGTTTTTTTTGCTTTGCAGCTTTTAATTGCACGCTCCATCGAGCGTGcaattaaaggctgaccaggaatataaaaaaaacctgacgcgagtgcagcacttctacgttttatattgcaacattctttacacttactgttcctaccagtcatattgacaacggtgtaggtgatgttatttaaaggaatattttctaatccctcagactttttctatgacaagtACTTTTAGACGttgtaaattattttccttccaaggctatggataatcttcggcattttaacgcacaaaaccacaaaataacactttaaaataccacgcgtaAACAACGtcaaactttgacagcaatagacagatggcATTTGAatttaaggtgcggccacatgcaagcgctcgtttgcagcgataaatctggtcacgtgaccccattttgaatatgattttgaatttcccgcgactcaaaaaagcagcgtcaagtcgccgcgtcgagcagcaccgacaagatggcttcttgcaggaatgatcttggccttgggagctgatttcttaatctcattttgtagcagtcgtggcagtggtacaaaaaaaagaaattggatagaatgaaaaaaaaaagtgtttttgccgaaattgaagaggttttttttccagcgataaaaaGCTCaccattttcagctttatcgctatatgtcacgtgaccagatttgacactggaaacgagcgtcgagcgatttcatgtggccgcggccttagtgttaccagtgcaagaaattagttctattggttttccgcaatatggcgaggtttattatatttctggtcagggtTTACATTATTCCGTTTCCACATGTAGCCCCCTGCGCCACGAACGTTCCCCCGAGGTACAGTGTAGGACAGTGCCGTAGTGTTTGCGTGAGGCTACTTACCGATATAGCTGAGCATGACTGGCAGGAAGATCAGCCCGTGCGCAGCGCCGAACACCACGATGCCCAGGTACATACGGAAGTAGAACACCTAAAGACCACAAGGATATGTTAGTTtaaacattacaatacaatgactattGTACATCTTAACAGTAAGCTATACAGAAAATAGGAACGCAGAAACAAATACAATGATTAAATTTAAGTATGATGAAATTTAAGTCGATCGCAACACAATTATTCGAGCATGAATGATCCCATATGAATGTAGCCTCTGGATACATGCTATTAATCGTTACATACACAGACAATTGACTGTCTGGTCTTTCAACCGTTATTAGCAACTTGCCTGGAATATCTGACCGTTTGCTGTGGACAACACAATGGTCCCCAAATTTGATGAGTGTGATGCCCAAGAGCATACTGTATGATCATGCCATTATCGTTAACACAATTGTTCGTCTTGTTTTAGTCACTTGCCTGGAATTGACTATTAGCCGTGGCCAAGACAATGATCCCTCCGAACTCGGCGAGCGTGATCCCCCAAGAGCATGTATGATCATGCCATTATCGTTAACACAATTGGGTTTTAGCAACTTGCCTGGAATATCTGACTGTTAGCCGTGGCCAAGACAATGATCCCTCCAAACTTGGTGAGCCTGATCCCCCAAGAGCATGTATGATCATGCCATTATCGTTAACACAATTATGTTTGAGCAACTTGCCTGGAATATCTGACTGTTAGCCGTGGCCAATACAATGATCCCTCCAAACTCGGCGAGCGTGATCCCCCAAGAGCATGTATGATCATGCCATTATCGTTAACACAATTGGGTTTTA is a window of Choristoneura fumiferana chromosome 23, NRCan_CFum_1, whole genome shotgun sequence DNA encoding:
- the LOC141441093 gene encoding NPC intracellular cholesterol transporter 1-like, encoding MYLGIVVFGAAHGLIFLPVMLSYIGSPVNKQKLANQMQRGKEVGVAETSLTRVRL